AATCTGTACCTTAAAGGAAAATATCAAGATGCACTTCCTATTTTTAGTGGGTTGAATGATGATTTTCCTGCCAGTGACACTATTCAATTTTACATGTTGATGAGTTACTATCATCTAAATCGAATAGAGAGGGCAATTTCTATATTCGAAAAATTAATAATTCAACGACAAAGTATTTTCTATAATGAAGCAAAATGGTATTATGCGTTGTCGCTAATTAAATATAATAGGAAAGAGAAGGCAATTGGCGTGCTTAATGAAATATTATCAGAGGAATCGTCCTTTAAAGATCTGGCAAAAGAGGAACTGAAAAAGTTAAATGGAAATAAATAAGACCTACACAATAGATTCCTTTTTGTATATTTCACCATTCTTTATAAAACATGAAAAACCAAAAAATTGCCTATACTTTTGCAGGGTTTGTTATCCTTTTCTGGGGGACTTCAGCCACTGCATTTAAAATAGGACTTCAGTATTTTAACTTTATTCAACTACTTTTTTGGGCATCGCTTTTTGCCACTATTATTTTATTTTTTGTATTAATCTTTCAGGGAAAATTCTTACAAGTTTTTAAGATGGGTAAGACCCAGCTTAAGTGGTCAATCTTTCTTGGTTTCCTGAATCCTTTCCTATACTATTTTGTACTCTTTAAGGCATATGATCTACTTCCGGCACAGGTAGCCCAACCACTCAACTATATTTGGCCAATTATCCTTGTACTACTATCAATTCCAATTCTTGGACAGAAGTTGACGGCAAAGAATATTATAGCATTGATTATAAGTTTTGTAGGTGTAGTCTTTATTTCATCGCAGGGGAATATCGATATCTTCTCTAAAAGTAATCCTCTAGGCGTTTTTCTTGCCCTATTTAGTTCAACTATATGGGCACTGTTTTGGCTTTATAATGTTCGCGATAAGAATAGGGATGAGGCTGTGAAGCTTTTCCTTAATTTTTTCTTTGCTTCAATATTCACACTATTTGTTGGAGTTTTTACAAAAGATTTTTGGATTATCTCCGCTAATGGATTATTTGCTTCAGCCTATATTGGTGCTTTTGAAATGGGAATTACCTTTGTACTTTGGTTAAAGGCTTTGAACTATGCCGATAATACAGCACGGTTAAGTAACATTATATATTTAGTGCCATTTGTGGCTCTGCTATTCATTAAACTAATACTTGGAGAAACTATTTACTGGACTACTATTGTTGGTCTAGTGCTTATTATTAGCGGGATTATATATCAGCAATTACGCTCTAAAGCGATTCAAAACATTTAAAAATATAAAAATGAATACAAGTATTTTAAAAAAGATTTTATCCATTATGTTTTTTGGAATTGCTATTTATGCACTCCAGAATTGTAAAAAAGAAGAAACTAATTGGGATAAACTGGCAAACAAAGAGTTGCTTAGCGTAATGAAAGATTACTACTATTGGTATGATAAGTTACCAACAGTAGATCCTAATAGCTATAAAGATCCCAGTACGCTGATTGAGACATTACGAGTTAATCCTCCCGATAGGTGGAGTTATGTTACAACAAAGCAAGAACTTGAAGCTTACTACAATTCGGGAGCATATTATGGATTTGGGTTTGGTAGTTCTTTCGATCAGAATGGAAAATTATGGATTATTTATGTTTATAAAAGTTCCCCATTTACTGAAAAAGGAATTAATAGAGGGTGGCAGATTAGTTCAATTGATGGGGTAACCCCAACGCCCGAAAACTATAATCAAATTATTGGGGAAAGTGCTGCGGGTGTTTCCAAAACCATAGTATTTATTTCACCTGATGGAAACAGTTTTACTTACACATTTACCAAATTTGAAGTAGCGGTTAATTCTGTGTTGTTTGATTCGGTATATACCATTAGTTCTAAAAAAATAGCCTATATGGTTCTTAACACCTTTATTACGCCAACCATTAGGGAAGTAAATACTTGTTTTGCGAAATTTAAGAGCGAAAATGTTGATGAACTAATTGTTGATTTAAGATACAATGGTGGTGGTTCTATCAGCGTTTCCGATACCGTTGCAAGTTTAATTGGAGGTAATGCTGCAAATGGAGGAGTTTATACAAACTATGTTTATAATGACAAACATTCAGACTCAAATAAATCAATCTTTTTCAGGTCACTTTCAAACACTCTTACGCTTAACCGTGTAGTATTTATAACTGACAGGGGAACAGCCTCGGCAAGTGAGTTAGTAATTAATGGGTTGAAACCTTTTATGCCTGTGTGTTTAATTGGTTCGAAAACTCATGGAAAACCAGTAGGTATGCGTTCTTTCACTTATAATGAGGTTGACTGGGCTTTTTTACCCGTTTGCTTTTCATTGAAAAACGCGAATAATGAAGGTGATTATTTTGATGGTTTAGCGGTAAATGTTGATGCAGCCGATGATGTTTCAAAACCATTTGGGGATTTCCGAGAGGCAAGTTTTGCTGCTGCGCTTACATATCTGGGTGTTTCAACAGGAAAGGGTGAAATGATTAAAACATCATTGCGAGCAAAGAGGATGACTGGTAAAGGGCTGTACGAAGAGATAGGAGCGTGGTAATTAATTTTTTGTAGTTGTAAAGTGAATGACTATTGTTAGCGAAAGAATAATTCTAGGTATTGATCCTGGCACAAATGTGCTTGGCTATGCAATTATTAAGTGCGAAGGAAAGAATAAAATTGAACTTATAGTTCTTGGGGTAATTGAGCTTAAAAAGTATAGCGATCACTACCTAAAACTTAAAGCTATTTACGAACGAATTCAACAGCTGGTTGATGAGTACCATCCCGATGAGGTTGCCATAGAGGCTCCATTCTTTGGTAAAAACGTGCAGAGTATGCTTAAACTTGGTAGAGCGCAAGGGGTTGCAATGGCAGCAGCGCTTTCGCGCTCAGTTCCAATATTTGAGTATGCGCCAAGAAAAATCAAACAGTCCATTACAGGGCAAGGTGCTGCCTCAAAAGAGCAGGTTGCTGCAATGCTATGCTCAATACTTAAAGTGAAGGACTTTCCTGGCGCAAAACTCGATGCTACTGATGCACTTGGAGCAGCCGTTTGTCACTTCTATCAAGGCTCGGCAGTATCAGGTGGAAAAGGAAAGGCTTCCAGCTGGGAGTCATTTGTTAAAAATAATCCGGATAGGGTGAAGGGGAATAGTTGATAACCGTATAAGGTTAAATGAAAAATCCCTTCCAGTTAAGAGGGGATGATTAAATCTGATGCATAGCATTTTATATCTTAGATCAATACCCCTATTAAACAAATTCTTTCGAAATCTTTTCTGCAATCTCCTTTAGCCTTTCAGGGGTAAGTTTGAGTTTTGGTTTAAAGAAATTAATATCCGATTCATTAACTAGGGGTACAAGATGAATATGGGCGTGAGGAACTTCTAACCCAAGAACCGCTAAACCAATACGCTTGCAAGCGATTGTTTTCTCAATTGCTTTTGCAACCCTTTTAGAGAATAGGGTTAGGCCAGCAAGAGTTTCATCATCTACGTCAAATAAGTAGTCTACTTCTTGCTTAGGGATAACGAGGGTATGACCTTCTACCAAGGGGTTAATGTCGAGAAATGCGAAATACCTTTCATCCTCGGCAATCTTATAAGAGGGAATTTCGCCCTTAGCGATTCTTGAGAAGATGGTAGCCATAGTTTATATTATTTATGGTTTAACGTGATATTTCAACGATTTGGAACTGAACTGTTCCCGAGGGTATTTGAACATCAACAATATCCCCAACTTTTTTGCCCATAAGGGCTTTGGCAATTGGAGTCCCAACCGAAAGTTTACCAATTTTTAGATTAGCTTCGGATTCGGCAACCAGAACATACTCCACCATTGCCTTGGTTTTCAGATTTTTAAGTTTAATTTTATTGAGAATCTGAACCTTTGAAATATCAATACGCGATTCATCAATTATTCTTGAGTTGGCAACCGTATCCTCCAACTTTGATATTTTAAGTTCAAGCATACCTTGGGCTTCTTTAGCGGCATCATACTCTGCATTTTCAGATAGATCGCCTTTGTCGCGTGCTTCCGCAATCATTTTCGAAATTGCGGGTCTCTCAACGCTTTTAAGATGATTAAGCTCCGCCTGAAGTTTATGTAAACCTTCTTCGGTTAAATAAACAACTTTTGACATTTTAACCTCCTGATTCATTATAAATAGGGTAAATAAAAAAGAATTCCGACTCCTCGGAACTCTTCAATTATTGCAAATATATCGATTTTTTTTAATTTACATCAAATTCAAAATTTGGTATTTTTCATTATAGTTTTTTTTCTTTATTTATATTTTTTCTCCAGAACATTATTTTCCCCCAGAATGTCTTATGCCTCCTCAATTTCTTTGACTCTTCGAGTGATTTTTTCATTCTTTCTTGGATTTCGGGGCTTTGCTTTTTAATATGTTCTTGTCTTCCAATTTCTTGCGCCTTTAGAGCTTTGCGCTTATTTCTTTCTGATTTTCTATTTCTTTTTTTTTCGATTCTATTAAGGGTTCTCTTTTTTGTGTTCTCAGTTTTTTTTACATCATAAGGATGGAATTGCTTTGAAGGAGAGTACTGTTCTAATCTTTTACGGTGAAATAATGGAAAATTTTTTTTATGGCATCCTTCATTTGTGACCATAAAAGATGTAATGAGCAAAAACAATAAAACCTTTTTGTAAATTTGCATTTCTAAATAGTTAAAACAATCAACCTTGAAGACAAAAATAAAACTTCTTTTTCAGCTATTTATTTTATCAGGGCTAATGTTCGGATGTATTAATGATCAGCAACAGATTGTACCCAACGTTAATGTTGATGTTTATATTAACCTAGATTTACCACAGTTTAGTTTTCTTGGTTCAATAAATAATGCAATAATTTATCCGAATGCAGGGTACAATCGTAATGGAGTTATCATTTATCGTAATTCAACTGATGAATTTTCAGCTTACGATGCCACTTGCCCTCAGCATATTGAAACAAAAACTGCAGTTAAACTTGATGATAACGGAGCTGGAGGTCAGGCAACCTGTCCTCACTGTAAAACAATTTACTATTTTTACGATTATGGTCGAGCATCTAAAGGTTATCCGTTAAAAAGATATAACGTTAACAAATCGGGAAATACAGTATATGTCTATAATTAAATTGGACAATCTGTTACTTTTCAACAGTTAGCTTATCACCAATCATCCTATTATTGTATTGCTGGATTATGGCTTTAAGTTTAGCCTCCATCTTTGTTTCAATATCAGGGAATTGCCCAATTTTATTATCTACCAATAGAGGGTCGCTTTTAAAGCTGAATAGCCCTATCTCATTAGTTCCATTATGTAGATAAAGATAATCGCCCATAAGCAATTGATAAGTTGATGAGGTGTATGTGATTACAAATGGCTCGTTGTTTGACTCAAAGATATTCCGACCAAATGCAACGTAGGGTTTATCGTAGTTAAGGTAACCCAATATAGAGGGCATAATATCTATTTGCTCAACAAGATCATTTGAGCTACCCTTTAAACTGCCATCGGGTTTGTACATGATGAACGGCCCAGTAAAAACACCTAGGTTTGTTTTGAACTCAGGATAATAGGCTTGATTAGCATGATCATTTGTAATAACAAAAAGAGTACTATCGTACCAAGGCATTTTGGAAGCCGTTTCAAAGAATCTTTTTAAAGAGTAATCGGTGTAGCCTATACATTGATGTATTGGTAATGTACCCTTTTTAAATTTGCCATCATACCTCTCTGGAACCTTAAATGGGTGATGTGATGATACCGAAAATATGGCGACACAGAATGGTTGTTTAAATTCGTTTAGTTTGCTTGCAAAGTATTGGAAAAACTCTTCGTCCCAAACACCCCACATTCCATCAAAATCATTGCTATTTGGGTATTCACTCATGCCATAATATTCCTTAAAACCGGCAACATTAGCAAAGGCCTGAAAACCCATTGAGCCATTGGGGGCTCCATGGAAAAATGCTGTTCGGTAGCCTTCTTTTCGAAGAACAGATGCAATGCTGTTGATTTTATTACCAGAGTATCCTGTTAGAAAATACGGTTCAACCATCATAGGGATACTTGCTAGCACGGACGGCATAGCATCAATCGATTTTCGACCATTACAGAATGAGTATTTGTACATCAAACTATGCTGAATTAATGAATCGAGGAAAGGGGTGTACCCTTCGTATGTTCCATTTTCAAGTTCGGGATTGTAACTTTTAAGATATTCGCGACCAAAACTTTCTAGTATGAAAATTACTACATTCTGTTTTTTAAACTTCGATTCTGTTGATGGGGTATGAACGAGGGTGTAGATTTTATCTAATTCCTCGTCACTTTTGTAATATGTTGCTTTTATTAGTGCTTTCTTTTGAAGGGTTCGATATATTGCAAATGGGGTATTTAGTACAATTGTTGCTTCTAGGGGTTCATTAATATACTGACCAGCATTACTCAATGTAATGGGACGAGTGCTATGCCTAAATCCGCCTCGGATACCGCCAATCATAAGAGTTGCCAATAGGAGTAATAATATTGTTCCATTGATAAAGTACACTAGATGACCTTTCCAACTTTTAACCACTATAGTTTTTTTGATTTTACCATAGGCAAGAACAAGGATAGCAATCATAGCAATCCATATAATAACAACATACCAGTAGTCGACAATAAATTTAGGAATTAACGAGCCAAAATTGGTTTCATGTTTGAATTCACTGAATATCGTTGCAGTTGTTCTTCGAAGCGTAAATTGAAAATAAACAAAATCGCAGCAGTTCGCCAAAAGTGCTATGCCATTGGTAATGTAAAACAAATATTTTAAAAATGTCTGGTAGATGTTATTGTATCTGAAAGTAAAGGGAAGCAGGTATAGGACGAAATAAAGCATGTTAGTGTATAGAATTGCTGTTGTATCAAAGGCAAGCCCACCCTTCATTATCTTCATCATGCCTACAAATGTCATATTTGGGAAGTAGCTTGAATTGATAAGGTAAAATACAATTCGGCAAACCGAAAAAAGGAGCATTACAAGTATGAAACGCCAAATTAAAGTAAGATAAAGGTTGTTTTTAACCCTTATATCAAGGAAATACTGTTTCCAGGTTTGTAGCATAGCGATATGAATTTGAAAGGGTAAAATTATCTAAAAAAGTGAACGAAAATAAATATCGATTTTATTATAGTGCCTGTATAATTATTTACACGGCAATAAATATGTTCAAGTGGATTAATGTGGTATTAATCAGGCGTTTAATTGCGATATGACTATTTTTTTATTATAGGTGTGATATCTGTTAAATCTCTTTCACCAAAACATTCTCTTTTATACCCTCTACATTCGATGAAATTGCCTTAGAAATACCTATAATCGTTTGCATTTCTGGAGAATCTGGTTCAAAAGAAGCACCTAAATTATCGAGCGCATAAATTACAGAAGCCACCGAGAAATTGTCGATATGCTGTGCTGGTTGGTATGCAATATTCTTTGATTCGCTTATGGTTTCAACAATAATTCTGCACTGGATTAGGTTATTTAGCATAGCTTTCATTAATCTGACAGGAATTTTCAGATCTTGAGAGAGTTCAAGGACAGTTTGAGCTTTCTCTCCATTAACGAATCGTTTAACAATGTGATTTAGAATTAATAGTGATAAATTACGCTTCGAATTCGGACAGATATGCTCTGTTTCGCTTTCGAATTCATACATATCAATATTTTGGTTTGCAAACGATATTTCAGCTCCAAAAAGTACAATCATCCAGCTAACTTGCAACCAGATTAGTAATAGGGGTAACGCAGCGAAGCTACCATAAATGGCATTATACTGTGATACTCCTATTTGAAAATCAATATAAATCCATTGGGTTACAACGAATGCTGAACCAGCAATTATACCAGCAATAATTCCTGATTGAGGGGAAACTTTAGTATTTGGCATTACGATGTATACCACACTAAATAGTATCCAAATTAAGAAAAGTGGTATGAAATTTAAGGTAAACATCAAATACTTGCTAACATATCCAATTAGTTCAATTTGTTTTCCAATTGTATTAAGTTGTGTGGCGAGGAAAACAGATATACTACTCGAAGCTATTAGAAGTATTGGAGCAATAAGCATCATCGATAGGTAGTCGGTGAACTTACGAACTATGGATCGAGGTTTGTCAATCTTCCATATATCGTTAAAAGATGTTTCGATGCTACTAAATATTTTAGAAACAGAGTAGAATAGAAAAATAACACCAATTCCAGCAATTAATCCTCCTCCAGTATTCTCAAGGAGTGAGTTTGAGAAGGTTACCAGTTTGTCTGCTATTTCTCCTTGTCCTTTGAGGCCTTCTTTTAGTTCTTGTTCTAAATATTTGTCAGCTCCAAACCCTTTGGCAATTCCAAAAGCCATTGCAAGGACTGGTACAATGGACATTAGCGTGTAGTAGGTTAAAGCAGATGCTCTTACTGTTACCTTATTTTCAATCAACCCACGGAGCGAAAGAACTATAATCCTTAAATATTTGAATAGGAATTTCATTTTTGGTGGGTACTCCTCCAACCGTACACTCCAGAGATCCCTGAGTAAGAATTGCTGAACCTTCATAAAATAATTAAGAGTCCTTTTGAATAAACCTTCTTTCTTTGCCATGGCGTTGAGGTTTTAAACAGAATACTAATGTAAGTAAAAATGTGATTAAATTGTCATACAAAAAACAAACTCATTCTCTCATTTCTGTGAAATGGTGAATCCATATGTGTTTAATAAATGAATACCCGCAAAAGCGGGTATCTACTTATTAATGCTAAAAAAGCTGCCGAAGCAGCTTTTTCTATTAGTATCTGTAATGTTCAGGCTTGTATGGACCATCGGGGCTAACCCCAATATAATCGGCTTGTTTCTTTGTTAACTTGGTTAGTTTAACACCAATTTGCTCAAGATGTAAACGAGCAACCTCTTCATCAAGATGCTTTGGTAGACGGTAAACATCAATTGCAAGGTTCTTTGTCCAAAGTTCTATTTGTGCAAGAGTTTGATTGGTAAAACTATTGCTCATTACAAAACTTGGATGACCTGTTGCACAACCAAGGTTAACTAAACGACCTTCGGCTAAAACAAAAATAGAACGACCATCTGGGAAGAAATATTGATCAACCTGTGGTTTAACGTTGACCTTTTTAACATTTGGTGCAACATTTAACCTATCGATGTGAATCTCATTATCAAAGTGACCAATGTTACATACAATGGTTTGATCCTTCATTGCAAGCATATGTTCAAGGGTAATGATATCACAGTTACCAGTTGTGGTTACATAGATATTGCCTTCAGTAAGAGTTTCTTCAATAGGTTTTACCTCGAATCCTTCCATTGCAGCTTGTAATGCACAGATTGGATCAATTTCGGTTATTATTACCCTTGCACCGTATGAACGCATGCTATGAGCACAACCTTTACCAACATCGCCGTATCCGCAAACAACAACTACTTTGCCTGCAATCATAACATCAGTTGCACGTTTGATACCATCGGCAAGTGATTCGCGACATCCATAAAGATTGTCAAATTTACTTTTTGTGACTGAATCATTTACATTGATAGCAGGAATAAGAAGTTCGCCCTTCTCCTTCATCTGATATAGACGGTGAACACCTGTGGTAGTTTCTTCTGAAACACCTTTTAAATCTTTAACTAGAGTATGCCATTTCTGGTTATCCTCTGATAATACTTTCTTTAAAAGATTAAGAATGACTTGCTCTTCATGATTTTCAGCCTTTTTGTTAAGAACGCTTGCATCTTTTTCTGCCTTATAGCCAAGATGAACGAAAAGGGTAGCGTCACCACCATCATCTACAATAAGGGTTGGCCCCTTACCATTCGGAAATGATAGTGCCTGAGCAGTACACCACCAGTATTCTTCAAGGGTTTCACCTTTCCATGCAAAAACTGGGATTCCTGCTTTTGCAATTGCTGCGGCAGCATGATCTTGGGTCGAAAATATATTACAACTAGCCCATCTAACATCAGCACCCAATGCTTTAAGTGTTTCAATTAACACGGCTGTTTGAATAGTCATGTGTAAAGAGCCAGTAATTCTTGAACCTTTTAATGGTTTAGAAGTTGAATATCTAGCACGAATTGCCATTAATCCTGGCATTTCTTTTTCGGCAATGCTAATTTCTTTACGTCCCCATTCTGCAAGTGAAATATCATTCACTTTGTAGGGTAGCGATTCTACAAGTACTTGTTCCATTTATTTAATCTGATTAGTTATAACTCTTTTATAAGTTACAAAGTTATAAAATAATTTTTATAATAATTTTGATTATAGGAGTCAAGAATATTTGATACATTTTTTCTATCAAATTCGAGTTGAATTTTGAGTTGTTCAATATTTGAAAATTTCTTTTCATTTCTGATACGTTCAATAATAGCGACATCAATTTTTTGATTGTAAATATCTTCATTGAAGTTGAGAATATGTACTTCAATGGTAATATTTCGATTATTATCGATTGTTGGTCGAGTCCCGATATTCATCATTCCCTTTTCGAACCTACCATTTAGATTTAATAGAACGGCATAAACTCCTTCGGCAGGTATTAGTTTAAGGGGATCAATTGGTCTAATGTTAGCTGTTGGAAATCCAATTTTACGACCTACTTGGGAGCCTGTTTCAATTGTACCAGTGAGAAGATATGGATAACCAAGCATTTCGTTTGCTTTTTTGAGTTCCCCATTACTTAGAGCTTCCCTTATTTTAGTTGAGCTAATATTTGTATCGTATTCTTCAATTATTTCAACTTTCTCAAAGGTGTAGTGAAGTTTAGTTGAAAAATTCTTTATTGTAGCAATATTTCCTTCAGCTTTTTTACCAAATCGATGATCTTTCCCGATTATAATATGTTTAACATTGTAAGATTCAACAAGAAATTGTATAAAATCATCGGCGGACATACTAGCTATCGATGGAGTGAATTCTTGAATAATAAAGAAATCAAAGCCAAGTTTTGAGAAGATTTTTGATTTTTCGTTAAGCGTGGTCAAAAATCTTAACTTATGAGGATCCTTGTTTAGAACCAAACGAGGATGCGGCCAAAAAGTAAGTACAGCTGAGTTAAGATTTAATTCTTTAGAGCGTTGAAGAACCAAATTTGTAAGTGCTTTATGACCTCGATGAACACCGTCAAAAAAGCCCATGGTAAGCACAATGTTTTTGCCCTCAAGCTGATCTGGTTTCTGAACAATTATCATCTTTTGTATTAAGAAAGTAAACAAAGATGCAAATTTTGATTCTTTAATAAAAGAAAAAATTGCACAAAGTGCTTAATTGTTGATAATTGACTCAGAATAGATGATAGTTGGGGCTTGATTGGTGTTAAGCTTTGGAAATTTATATAGGAGAAGAATAAAGAATTTGATAAATAATGCATACAGTGATTTGTAACAATTAGAAAACTATGAAAGTATATTTCGATGTCTTCGACTTGAGATTATTTAAATGGTTAACCAATTTGACAAACCTTTTAAATTCGTGAGAATCGAAAAAATTAACGGTAAAGCCCCTAAATCAAAGACATCGAATTATTCATAGTTTACACCCACCTGACCAAGCAAAAATCCATTCTATGGGGTAATTCAGCGTGTTTAGCGTATATCCGAATTCCGCAATCAAAAGCTCCTGGATCAACAGGTACAATGCTTAACTTAAAAGTAGCCCTTGCACCCTCGATAGATTCCATAATGAATTCGTGTACCCTTTTTATTTGAACTTCGTTGCTTTCAATAAGATCTGCTACAACAAGCTCTACACCAATATCCTCAATGCCAAGTTCTCCTAAATCGAGAACTAATTCTGATGTATATTCTTTCCCTAAGATAATAGCCTCAGAAGCAGTATTGAACTGCTTAACTTGGATTACTTCAAGGGTGTCCCAGCTTCTCGTCATTCTTTTTTTCCAGTTAGAGATTTTCTTGGCAAGATCAAAATCATTTGCTTTAATCCTTCTTGACCGATCGTAAAGTTTATTATAGAATCGATTCTCGTAATCCCTCATCATCCTTGTTGTGGTGAAGTTAGATGCAATCTGGGAAATGGATTTTTTAATGTATGACACCCATTTTTCGGGGATATCATCAGAGTCCCTATTGTAATACATTGGAACTATTTCATTTTCGAGGAGAGAATAAATTAGTTCGGCATCCAGCTCGTCCTGATAATCCTGCTCTTGATATAAATTTTCTTGAGGGATTGCCCAACCAGCTCCTTGTCGATAACCTTCAACCCACCAGCCATCTAGTACGCTGAAATGAAGTACCCCATTCATTGCCGCTTTTTCGCCACTTGTTCCCGAAGCCTCAAGTGGTCGGGTAGGTGTATTTAACCAAATATCAACTCCTTGCACCATTTTGCGTGCAAGTTCCATATCATAATTTTGAAGGAAAAGTATTTTACCCACAAATTCTGGCATCTTTGATATTTCGACTATTCGTTTAATTAGGTCTTGCCCCATTTTATCGTTTGGGTGGGCTTTACCTGCGAATAGTAATTGTACGGGCATCTCTTGATTGTTGATAATGCCATTTAACCGTTTAAGATCTTTAAATAGTAAATGAGCTCGCTTGTAAGTGGCAAATCGGCGTGCAAAACCAATTGTTAATGCTCTATTATTAAGACCTTCCTGAATATCAACAACATGCCGAGGGCTTTCAAATCTAATAATATCAGGATTGTTTAATCGAGTTCTTATATAGTCGATTAGTTTTTTTCGTTGATTATTTCGAATGCTCCATATTTTTGAGTCAGAAATATTAAATATCTGCTCCCATGCTGGCTTTGGATAATCGCTATCTTTTTCAGTGGAACCAGATTCAAAAAGATTACGCCATTCTTTAGCAGTCCATGTTGGGTAGTGAACACCATTTGTAACGTAGCTAACATGAAGTTCATCGTAATAGTATCCTGGCCATAAGCCAGCAAGCATTTTTTTACTAACCTCTCCATGCAACCAGCTTACACCATTGACTTCCTGAGAGAGATTTGCTGCTAAATGACTCATGGAGAACTTCTCTGTTATGTTGCCAAGATTCATTCGTCCTAGATCCAAAAACTGCTCCCATGATATTTTAAGCCTATCAGGATAGTGAGACATATACGCACGGAGTAAATCTTCAGTGAATGAGTCATGTCCTGCAGGAACTGGGGTATGTGTTGTGAATAAACTTGTTGAGCGAACAACCTCAAGGGCATCGGAGAATGAAAGTTTTTCGTCATGAATATAGTTACGCAATTGTTCGAGACCTATAAAGGCAGCATGGCCCTCGTTTATGTGGAATATATTCGGCTCAATTCCAAGTGCTTTTAAGGTGCGAATTCCTCCAATTCCTAGAAGCATTTCCTGCTTGAATCTATTTTCGATATCACCTCCGTATAGGTGATGTGTTATTGTACGATCTTGAACGATATTTTCTTCAAAATCGGTATCCATAAGATACAAATCAGTTCTTCCAACTTCTACTTTCCAAATTCTAGCGTAAAGATTACGACCCGGCATGGCAATGCTGATAGTCTTCCATTTCCCATTCTCATCACGTACAGGGGTGGCTAAGGTTTGGGTAAAATTCTGTTGATCATAGGTAACAATTTGTTGACCAGTAGAGGAGAGTTGCTGTGTGAAATAACCGTAACGATAAAGTAGCCCAATACCAACAATATCTGTATTACGATCTGATGCCTCTTTTAGATAATCACCGGCAAGTACACCTAAGCCCCCTGAGTATATTTTAAGCGATGTGTGCAAGCCGAACTCCATGCTGAAATATGCAATTTTAGGTTCTTTTCGCTTGTACTTGTTCATCATGTAGCTGGTGAA
This window of the Bacteroidales bacterium genome carries:
- a CDS encoding adenosylhomocysteinase; protein product: MEQVLVESLPYKVNDISLAEWGRKEISIAEKEMPGLMAIRARYSTSKPLKGSRITGSLHMTIQTAVLIETLKALGADVRWASCNIFSTQDHAAAAIAKAGIPVFAWKGETLEEYWWCTAQALSFPNGKGPTLIVDDGGDATLFVHLGYKAEKDASVLNKKAENHEEQVILNLLKKVLSEDNQKWHTLVKDLKGVSEETTTGVHRLYQMKEKGELLIPAINVNDSVTKSKFDNLYGCRESLADGIKRATDVMIAGKVVVVCGYGDVGKGCAHSMRSYGARVIITEIDPICALQAAMEGFEVKPIEETLTEGNIYVTTTGNCDIITLEHMLAMKDQTIVCNIGHFDNEIHIDRLNVAPNVKKVNVKPQVDQYFFPDGRSIFVLAEGRLVNLGCATGHPSFVMSNSFTNQTLAQIELWTKNLAIDVYRLPKHLDEEVARLHLEQIGVKLTKLTKKQADYIGVSPDGPYKPEHYRY
- the ribF gene encoding riboflavin biosynthesis protein RibF codes for the protein MFTFLIQKMIIVQKPDQLEGKNIVLTMGFFDGVHRGHKALTNLVLQRSKELNLNSAVLTFWPHPRLVLNKDPHKLRFLTTLNEKSKIFSKLGFDFFIIQEFTPSIASMSADDFIQFLVESYNVKHIIIGKDHRFGKKAEGNIATIKNFSTKLHYTFEKVEIIEEYDTNISSTKIREALSNGELKKANEMLGYPYLLTGTIETGSQVGRKIGFPTANIRPIDPLKLIPAEGVYAVLLNLNGRFEKGMMNIGTRPTIDNNRNITIEVHILNFNEDIYNQKIDVAIIERIRNEKKFSNIEQLKIQLEFDRKNVSNILDSYNQNYYKNYFITL